The sequence CTCAAGTATGTCTACAAGTCTTTTATGCGTTCTTATTTCAAAATGCTCTCTTGAATTCTTGTTCACGTGAGGACCGCGCAGCACGCAGTACCTGTTTATACTGGTAGGAAGCGGAACCGGGCCGGCTATTCTCGCACCCGTCCTCTTGGCGGTATCGACAATTTCTTCCGTTGAATTAT is a genomic window of Candidatus Dadabacteria bacterium containing:
- the rpsJ gene encoding 30S ribosomal protein S10 is translated as MSKASKIRIKLKSFDYRLLDNSTEEIVDTAKRTGARIAGPVPLPTSINRYCVLRGPHVNKNSREHFEIRTHKRLVDILEPTQQTIDELMKLNLASGVEVEIKLTGS